One stretch of Lacrimispora sphenoides DNA includes these proteins:
- the guaB gene encoding IMP dehydrogenase, producing MGTIIGEGITFDDVLLVPAYSEVIPNQVDLTTNLTKTIKLNIPLMSAGMDTVTEHRMAIAMARQGGIGIIHKNMSIEEQAEEVDKVKRSENGVITDPFYLSQEHTLKDADELMGKYRISGVPITEGKKLVGIITNRDLKFEEDFSRKIKECMTSENLVTAREGITLMEAKKILAKARVEKLPIVDEDFNLKGLITIKDIEKQIKYPLSAKDGQGRLLCGAAVGITANVLDRVDALVKAKVDVVVLDSAHGHSENVLRCVKMIKEAYPALSVIAGNVATGEATKDLIEAGADAVKVGIGPGSICTTRVVAGIGVPQITAVMNCYAVAKEYGVPVIADGGIKYSGDLTKAIAAGGSVCMMGSMFAGCDESPGTFELYQGRKYKVYRGMGSIAAMENGSKDRYFQTDAKKLVPEGVEGRVAYKGLVEDTVFQMLGGLRSGMGYCGAMNIKTMQETGRFIKITAASLKESHPHDIHITKEAPNYSIDE from the coding sequence ATGGGTACAATAATTGGCGAAGGCATTACTTTTGATGATGTGCTGTTAGTTCCGGCTTATTCAGAGGTTATTCCTAATCAGGTTGACTTAACGACCAACCTTACAAAAACCATCAAGCTCAATATTCCGCTTATGAGTGCAGGCATGGATACCGTTACCGAGCATCGCATGGCAATTGCCATGGCAAGACAGGGAGGTATCGGAATTATCCACAAGAATATGTCCATTGAAGAGCAGGCAGAAGAGGTTGATAAGGTAAAGAGGTCAGAAAACGGCGTCATAACGGACCCATTCTATCTTTCCCAGGAGCATACATTAAAAGATGCGGATGAACTTATGGGTAAATACCGCATTTCCGGAGTGCCGATCACAGAAGGAAAAAAACTGGTGGGAATCATCACCAACCGGGACTTGAAATTCGAAGAGGATTTCAGCAGGAAGATCAAGGAGTGCATGACCTCTGAAAACCTGGTAACAGCCAGAGAAGGCATCACCCTTATGGAGGCAAAAAAGATCCTTGCAAAAGCAAGAGTAGAAAAGCTTCCGATCGTTGATGAAGACTTTAATTTAAAGGGCCTTATCACCATCAAGGATATTGAAAAGCAGATCAAATATCCGTTGTCCGCAAAAGATGGACAAGGAAGACTTCTGTGCGGAGCTGCCGTAGGAATTACAGCCAACGTGCTTGACCGTGTAGACGCCCTGGTAAAGGCAAAAGTGGATGTGGTAGTTTTAGACTCCGCTCACGGTCATTCCGAAAACGTTCTCCGCTGCGTAAAAATGATCAAAGAAGCTTATCCGGCTCTTTCCGTTATTGCAGGAAATGTAGCAACCGGAGAGGCCACAAAGGATCTCATAGAAGCAGGAGCTGATGCAGTGAAGGTAGGAATCGGTCCTGGATCTATCTGTACTACCCGTGTGGTAGCCGGCATCGGAGTTCCCCAGATCACGGCTGTTATGAACTGCTATGCAGTTGCTAAGGAATACGGCGTACCAGTCATTGCTGACGGCGGAATCAAGTATTCCGGAGATTTAACAAAGGCCATTGCAGCCGGCGGAAGCGTATGTATGATGGGAAGCATGTTTGCCGGATGCGACGAAAGCCCGGGAACCTTTGAACTGTATCAGGGCAGAAAATACAAGGTATACCGTGGTATGGGTTCCATTGCTGCCATGGAAAACGGAAGCAAAGACCGCTACTTCCAGACGGATGCCAAAAAGCTGGTTCCGGAAGGAGTGGAAGGCCGAGTGGCTTACAAAGGATTGGTAGAAGATACCGTATTCCAGATGCTTGGCGGCTTAAGGTCCGGTATGGGATACTGCGGAGCAATGAATATTAAGACCATGCAGGAAACCGGAAGATTCATAAAGATTACGGCAGCTTCCCTTAAAGAAAGTCATCCTCATGACATCCATATCACAAAGGAAGCACCAAACTATAGCATTGATGAATAA
- a CDS encoding DUF3842 family protein, which yields MKIVIIDGQGGKMGQSVIAQLKKSFPSLSVIAIGTNSIATSAMLKAGADAGATGENPVLVASRDADIIIGPIGIVIADSLLGEITPAMAEAIGKSRAYKILIPVNKCNHYVVGCENLTLTESIALVIKEVENHL from the coding sequence ATGAAAATCGTTATCATTGACGGGCAGGGCGGCAAAATGGGGCAGTCCGTCATCGCTCAGTTAAAAAAGTCCTTTCCCAGTCTTTCAGTCATTGCCATCGGGACCAATTCCATTGCTACTTCTGCCATGTTAAAGGCAGGAGCCGATGCAGGAGCAACCGGTGAGAATCCGGTCCTTGTGGCCAGCCGGGATGCAGATATTATCATCGGTCCTATTGGGATCGTCATTGCCGATTCTCTCCTGGGAGAGATCACTCCAGCCATGGCTGAGGCCATCGGAAAAAGCCGTGCATATAAGATCCTTATTCCGGTGAACAAATGCAATCATTATGTAGTGGGCTGTGAAAACTTGACTTTAACGGAATCCATTGCCCTGGTAATCAAAGAGGTGGAGAATCATTTATGA
- a CDS encoding DUF6106 family protein, which translates to MNEMYAEWLVKRKSPAYTMLIKIAMGILCVIAFFLSMSPVFGIFGVLILLAAAAATYFVFRNSEVEFEYLFVTNSLSIDRIYGRSKRKKAWEGSMEGIQIVAPTGSTEARDHETKNMKLLDFSSHVPGAKTYTLISQSGAETTKIIFEPNDKLLQCMRMTAPRKVMKEV; encoded by the coding sequence ATGAATGAAATGTATGCAGAATGGCTAGTGAAGCGAAAATCACCGGCCTATACCATGTTGATAAAAATTGCGATGGGAATCCTATGCGTAATTGCATTTTTCCTCTCCATGTCTCCGGTTTTCGGAATCTTTGGAGTGCTTATTCTGCTTGCAGCCGCAGCCGCCACATACTTTGTATTCCGCAACAGCGAAGTAGAATTTGAATACTTATTTGTGACTAACTCTCTATCCATTGACCGGATCTACGGCAGAAGCAAGAGAAAGAAGGCCTGGGAAGGCTCCATGGAAGGGATCCAGATCGTAGCTCCCACCGGTTCCACAGAGGCCAGGGATCATGAAACAAAAAACATGAAACTACTGGATTTTTCATCCCACGTACCGGGAGCAAAGACTTATACATTAATCAGCCAGTCCGGTGCTGAAACAACAAAGATCATATTTGAACCTAACGATAAGCTGCTCCAGTGCATGAGGATGACAGCGCCCCGTAAGGTTATGAAAGAAGTATAA